A genomic window from Candidatus Rokuibacteriota bacterium includes:
- a CDS encoding response regulator, with amino-acid sequence MPRHGFPHDRPSPKILYIEDNAENRMLARAVLEAAGYTVVEAEDGLAGIEAAIREDPALILLDINLPGVNGYEVVAVLKSFPAVSTTPVIALTAYAMDGDRQRTLVAGCDGYLQKPIDVDTLPRQVAEFLEGKRERVEEREEGVYLRELNQRLVYRLVNQVENLKRLNDHFVRRAGQLEDLHRVFQDMTSELEVRTLLERLLAGLVRALGTTRLTVELSEPAGLRVTVRGDEGGHPRSMLRNEPAEDWNEVEWTIPLMIRGRPLGLMRAHHVLPPGAKADEENLVKIVANQVATAVENSRLYADVTRKMAELKQAQAQLIQSTKLAAIGELVANIAHELNNPLTSVLGFASYLIGALKPGDPMREELTLIQQEAVRARDIVRDLLQFSRQSQFRPEPADLNAVVEQTVAMVRRQAGLEHVVFYEIYAPDLPAVEVDVPRIKQVFVNLINNALHAMPDGGSVTIHSAAADGFVQVEFADTGTGIAPGHLDRIFEPFFTTKPDVSGTGLGLSVSLGIVQSHDGTIEVKSELGKGSTFTVKLPIKAGVHSDGANRSGPQAGAGSTPGRASPAATLAPTSDGPVSLSGLRILVVEDDRPVQDLVRAYLEAAGGTTVGVPNADEALKRLDGAVDLIVSDLYLPGMDGLTFYREVSARHPALRRRFLLMTGGLVTEAVQAFMAEANGKLLRKPFSREELLEVVRDVLR; translated from the coding sequence ATGCCCAGACACGGATTCCCCCACGATCGCCCGTCACCGAAAATCCTCTATATCGAGGACAACGCCGAGAACCGCATGCTGGCCCGCGCGGTCCTCGAGGCCGCAGGCTACACGGTGGTCGAGGCGGAGGACGGCCTGGCGGGTATCGAGGCCGCGATTCGCGAGGACCCGGCCCTCATCCTCCTCGACATCAACCTGCCCGGCGTCAACGGCTACGAGGTCGTCGCCGTCCTCAAGTCGTTCCCGGCGGTCTCCACCACGCCCGTGATCGCCCTGACCGCCTACGCGATGGACGGTGACCGCCAGCGCACGCTCGTCGCGGGGTGCGACGGATACCTCCAGAAGCCCATCGACGTGGACACCCTTCCCCGGCAGGTTGCCGAGTTCCTGGAGGGCAAGCGCGAGCGGGTCGAGGAGCGCGAAGAAGGCGTCTACCTCCGCGAGCTCAACCAGCGCCTGGTCTACCGGCTGGTGAACCAGGTCGAGAACCTCAAGCGCCTGAACGATCACTTCGTGCGGCGGGCGGGCCAGCTCGAGGATCTGCACCGGGTGTTCCAGGACATGACGTCGGAGCTGGAAGTCCGCACGCTGCTCGAGCGGCTCCTGGCCGGCCTGGTGCGGGCCCTGGGGACGACCAGGCTCACCGTGGAGCTTAGCGAACCAGCCGGCCTGAGAGTGACCGTGCGCGGCGACGAGGGCGGGCACCCGCGCAGCATGCTCCGCAACGAGCCGGCTGAGGACTGGAACGAGGTCGAGTGGACCATCCCCCTCATGATCCGCGGACGGCCGCTGGGCCTCATGCGGGCACACCACGTGCTGCCGCCAGGGGCGAAGGCCGACGAGGAGAACCTGGTCAAGATCGTCGCCAACCAGGTCGCCACCGCGGTGGAGAATTCGCGCCTCTACGCGGACGTGACCCGCAAGATGGCGGAGCTGAAGCAGGCGCAGGCGCAGCTGATCCAGTCCACGAAGCTGGCCGCCATCGGGGAGCTGGTCGCGAACATCGCGCACGAGCTGAACAACCCGCTGACCAGCGTGCTCGGCTTCGCCTCGTACCTGATCGGCGCCCTCAAACCCGGCGACCCGATGCGCGAGGAGCTGACGCTGATCCAGCAGGAGGCGGTGCGGGCGCGCGACATCGTGCGCGACCTGCTCCAGTTCAGCCGCCAGAGCCAGTTCAGACCCGAACCCGCGGATCTCAACGCGGTGGTCGAGCAAACGGTCGCGATGGTCCGGCGCCAGGCCGGCCTCGAGCACGTCGTGTTCTACGAGATCTACGCCCCGGATCTCCCCGCCGTCGAGGTCGACGTGCCCCGGATCAAGCAGGTGTTCGTGAACCTCATCAACAACGCGCTCCACGCGATGCCGGACGGGGGCTCGGTCACCATCCACAGCGCCGCGGCCGACGGGTTCGTTCAGGTCGAGTTCGCCGACACCGGAACCGGGATCGCGCCCGGGCACCTCGACAGGATCTTCGAGCCGTTCTTCACCACCAAGCCCGACGTGAGCGGCACCGGCCTCGGGCTCTCGGTGAGCCTCGGGATCGTGCAGAGCCACGACGGCACCATCGAGGTCAAGAGCGAGCTGGGCAAGGGCTCGACCTTCACGGTCAAGCTGCCGATCAAGGCCGGGGTCCACTCCGACGGGGCGAACCGCTCCGGCCCACAGGCGGGGGCCGGCAGCACGCCCGGTCGCGCGAGCCCGGCCGCGACGCTCGCGCCGACATCCGACGGCCCGGTCTCGCTGTCGGGGCTGCGGATTCTCGTGGTCGAGGACGATCGGCCGGTGCAGGACCTCGTGCGGGCCTACCTGGAAGCCGCGGGGGGCACGACCGTCGGCGTCCCGAACGCCGACGAGGCGCTGAAACGACTCGACGGCGCGGTGGACCTGATCGTCTCCGACCTCTACCTGCCCGGCATGGACGGGCTCACGTTCTACCGTGAGGTCAGCGCCCGCCATCCGGCCCTGCGTCGCCGCTTCCTGCTGATGACCGGCGGCCTCGTCACCGAGGCGGTCCAGGCCTTCATGGCCGAAGCGAACGGCAAGCTCCTTCGCAAGCCGTTTTCGCGCGAGGAGCTTCTCGAAGTCGTACGCGACGTCCTCAGGTGA